One stretch of Tepidibacter hydrothermalis DNA includes these proteins:
- a CDS encoding ATP-binding protein codes for MQVVGITTQQEVSVVTKERPFKINEIIVIEDDYQKNQLGEVFETMSYNRYIPLNINGGLIDSNVLNSLSQLGYKVGEETMHLAKIRLLEEAEYPICTGAKVRKPRFEEVKNLFIKCEKDAGLLLGEIKSTEDMEDSMEDDLKDTLCIYNKESITKQRGVPFIFDIKKMQQYPHIGIFGGSGSGKSFGSRVILEEIMKLNIPTVVLDPHFEMDFSNKCPDLEEKYLTDFTNKFTIYQIGVDVGVKFEDLNKNELKKLLTASGNITDSMSNVIDNIYKKRDTYMTFLKRLEYLAEGQRLGSEKKIYEKMNTSEEVYEKKKYSDIQKLFLEYNIKCPPASVSGVIWRLTRLYNEGIFSKDIQPIENSIKEGKLIVIQGDMRLIQVFSTYLLNKLYHKRRDYKDAKYKEVENSEFFPPFIIVTDEAHNFAPKGYDSPSKSIIKEIAQEGRKYGVFLILATQRPTLLDETVTAQLNTKFVFRTVRASDIGTIKEETDINADEAKRLPYLRSGDTFVSSAIIGRTIPVRIRMAKSTSPHTENPFDELNVFIEGSKNKIFDIIKTRFPIKEIELDDILITLERNDVNMNIKQLESELDRLVDDKKLTKGENMWGYFYDIVDK; via the coding sequence GTGCAAGTTGTAGGTATTACCACACAACAAGAAGTAAGTGTTGTAACTAAGGAAAGACCATTTAAAATAAATGAAATAATAGTTATAGAAGATGATTATCAAAAAAATCAATTAGGCGAAGTTTTTGAAACAATGTCATACAATCGATATATACCACTTAATATAAATGGAGGACTTATAGACTCTAATGTATTAAATTCGCTTAGTCAATTAGGATATAAAGTAGGGGAAGAGACTATGCACCTAGCTAAAATAAGACTTTTAGAAGAAGCAGAGTACCCTATATGCACAGGAGCGAAGGTTAGAAAACCTCGTTTTGAAGAAGTAAAAAATCTATTTATAAAATGTGAAAAAGATGCAGGATTATTGCTTGGAGAAATAAAATCTACAGAAGATATGGAAGATAGTATGGAAGATGATCTTAAGGATACTTTATGTATATACAATAAAGAAAGTATAACAAAGCAAAGAGGGGTTCCATTCATATTTGATATAAAAAAAATGCAGCAATATCCTCACATAGGTATATTTGGAGGTTCGGGTTCTGGTAAAAGTTTTGGTAGTAGAGTTATACTTGAAGAAATTATGAAGCTTAACATACCTACAGTAGTACTTGATCCACACTTTGAAATGGATTTTTCAAATAAATGTCCTGATTTAGAAGAAAAATATTTAACTGATTTCACAAATAAATTTACTATATACCAAATAGGAGTAGATGTTGGAGTAAAATTTGAAGATTTAAACAAAAATGAACTAAAAAAATTATTAACAGCATCAGGTAATATAACGGATTCTATGAGCAATGTAATAGATAATATATATAAAAAAAGAGATACATACATGACATTTTTAAAAAGACTTGAATATCTAGCAGAGGGTCAAAGACTAGGCTCTGAGAAAAAGATATACGAAAAAATGAATACAAGTGAAGAAGTATACGAAAAGAAAAAATACTCTGATATACAGAAATTATTTCTAGAATACAACATAAAGTGCCCTCCAGCTTCTGTAAGTGGAGTTATATGGAGACTGACTAGACTATATAACGAAGGAATTTTTTCAAAGGATATACAGCCTATAGAAAATAGTATCAAAGAAGGTAAATTAATAGTCATACAAGGTGATATGAGACTTATACAAGTGTTTTCTACATATCTTTTAAACAAACTATATCATAAGAGAAGAGACTATAAGGATGCTAAATATAAGGAAGTAGAAAACAGTGAATTTTTTCCACCATTTATAATAGTAACCGATGAAGCACACAACTTTGCTCCAAAAGGATATGATTCTCCATCAAAATCTATAATAAAGGAGATAGCTCAAGAGGGGAGAAAATATGGAGTATTCTTAATACTTGCAACACAAAGACCTACACTATTAGATGAAACTGTAACTGCACAGTTAAATACCAAATTCGTATTTAGAACTGTAAGAGCATCTGATATAGGCACTATAAAAGAAGAAACAGATATAAATGCAGATGAAGCAAAAAGACTTCCTTATTTAAGATCTGGAGATACGTTTGTATCATCAGCTATAATTGGAAGGACAATACCTGTTAGAATAAGAATGGCTAAGAGTACAAGCCCTCATACAGAAAATCCTTTTGATGAGCTAAATGTTTTTATAGAAGGATCAAAGAACAAGATATTTGATATTATAAAAACTAGATTTCCAATAAAAGAAATAGAGCTTGATGATATTTTGATAACACTTGAGAGAAATGATGTAAATATGAATATAAAACAGCTAGAGAGTGAACTTGATAGACTTGTTGATGATAAAAAGCTTACAAAGGGAGAGAATATGTGGGGATATTTTTATGATATTGTGGATAAATAA
- a CDS encoding aldo/keto reductase, with translation MQYREIPKTGDKISIIGYGCMRFPTRMGRIDEKKAEEQIRYAIDQGVNYFDTAYPYHNGDSERFLGKVFSDASLRSKVKIATKLPPWSVKSRDDMDRILQDQLKKLQVETIDYYLIHGIMGQDVWDRMKQLGVIEFLENARKQGYIKNVGFSCHSDLQTFKNVIDDYDWSMCQIQYNYLDENNQAGTEGLKYAAERDVAVFIMEPLRGGNLAGKIPKQVQEEWDKAEEKRSPAQWALRWIWNHPEVTCVLSGMNNDDHIRENIRTAKTTIAGSMSQDEIDRVERVRDIYKSLTKVPCTACAYCMPCPAGVNIPQCFQQYNNKYLFGGFEARLMYLVQLGGVMSDKSEKASQCINCGKCEKHCPQHIEIRKELKNVSSELEGIIDRPLSWLARRAMRIKKD, from the coding sequence ATGCAATATAGAGAAATTCCGAAGACTGGAGACAAAATATCGATAATTGGTTATGGTTGTATGCGTTTTCCAACGAGAATGGGAAGAATAGATGAGAAGAAGGCTGAAGAGCAGATTCGTTATGCAATCGATCAAGGGGTCAACTATTTTGATACTGCTTATCCATACCATAATGGAGATAGTGAGCGTTTTTTAGGAAAAGTATTTAGTGATGCTTCATTGAGAAGTAAAGTTAAGATTGCAACTAAGTTACCGCCATGGTCTGTAAAATCTAGAGATGATATGGATAGAATACTTCAAGATCAGCTTAAAAAACTTCAAGTAGAGACTATAGATTATTATTTGATTCACGGGATTATGGGGCAAGATGTATGGGATCGTATGAAGCAATTGGGAGTTATTGAATTCCTTGAAAATGCTCGTAAACAAGGTTATATTAAAAATGTTGGGTTTTCATGTCATAGTGATTTGCAAACTTTCAAGAATGTTATAGATGATTATGATTGGTCTATGTGCCAGATTCAGTATAATTACTTGGATGAAAATAATCAAGCTGGAACAGAAGGTCTTAAATATGCGGCTGAAAGAGATGTAGCTGTGTTTATTATGGAGCCGCTTCGCGGTGGAAATTTAGCAGGTAAAATTCCTAAACAGGTACAAGAAGAATGGGATAAAGCTGAAGAAAAAAGAAGCCCAGCCCAGTGGGCACTAAGATGGATATGGAACCACCCAGAAGTAACTTGCGTTTTATCTGGAATGAATAATGATGATCATATAAGAGAGAATATTAGAACGGCTAAAACAACAATTGCTGGGAGTATGTCGCAGGATGAAATTGACAGAGTTGAACGTGTACGCGATATATATAAATCACTTACAAAGGTGCCATGTACTGCTTGTGCCTATTGTATGCCATGTCCAGCAGGAGTCAATATCCCTCAATGTTTTCAACAGTACAATAACAAATATCTTTTTGGTGGATTTGAAGCACGTCTAATGTACTTGGTTCAGTTAGGTGGGGTAATGAGTGATAAATCTGAGAAAGCATCCCAGTGTATAAATTGTGGTAAATGTGAGAAGCATTGCCCGCAGCACATTGAAATTAGAAAAGAGCTTAAAAATGTATCTTCTGAACTAGAAGGAATAATAGATAGGCCATTATCTTGGCTAGCAAGACGTGCAATGCGTATAAAAAAGGATTAA
- a CDS encoding TetR/AcrR family transcriptional regulator: MMKDLNDKKQQVFETALEMILENGVQSASMGKISKASGVAVGTIYHYFSSKEELITELYRMNKLNFISSFQQIERGKTPRETFQLCMKAYIKYGMEYPKEFEFINRFYKSPLIDENVTNEIEELMFKQNPLISEFFSNNDILKDVKTELIFMFISGALTHTVRECLNGQISMNDEDWDNFIDMLWDGVSK, encoded by the coding sequence ATGATGAAAGATCTAAATGATAAAAAGCAGCAGGTTTTTGAGACTGCTCTTGAAATGATATTAGAAAATGGTGTTCAAAGTGCATCTATGGGAAAGATATCTAAAGCTTCTGGTGTAGCAGTTGGAACAATATATCATTACTTTTCGAGTAAAGAAGAGTTGATTACAGAACTATATCGAATGAATAAATTGAACTTTATTAGTTCGTTTCAACAAATTGAGCGAGGAAAAACACCTAGGGAGACTTTTCAATTATGCATGAAGGCTTATATTAAGTATGGTATGGAATATCCAAAGGAATTCGAATTTATTAATCGTTTTTACAAGTCACCGCTTATAGATGAAAATGTTACCAATGAAATAGAAGAACTCATGTTTAAGCAAAATCCATTAATTTCAGAGTTTTTTTCGAATAATGATATTCTAAAGGATGTGAAAACAGAGTTAATATTTATGTTTATCAGTGGAGCTTTAACTCATACAGTTCGTGAGTGCCTTAATGGTCAAATAAGCATGAATGATGAAGACTGGGACAATTTTATTGATATGTTATGGGATGGTGTAAGTAAATAA
- a CDS encoding DUF1667 domain-containing protein, whose protein sequence is MEKHQLICIVCPMGCHLEVTKENSEYNVTGNKCPRGEKYGVKELTNPTRVVTTTVKIKDGLLNRLPVKTKEAIPKEKLFDCMKFIDSIEVKSPVCVGDIIAKDILGTGVDLVAARSM, encoded by the coding sequence ATGGAAAAACATCAATTAATATGTATTGTGTGTCCAATGGGATGTCATTTAGAAGTGACAAAAGAGAATAGTGAATACAATGTAACGGGAAATAAATGTCCTAGAGGAGAAAAATATGGAGTTAAAGAACTTACTAACCCAACAAGAGTTGTAACAACAACTGTAAAGATTAAAGATGGACTTCTTAATAGACTTCCAGTAAAAACAAAAGAGGCTATTCCAAAGGAAAAATTGTTCGATTGTATGAAATTTATTGACTCTATAGAAGTAAAATCACCTGTTTGTGTAGGAGATATTATTGCAAAAGATATTCTGGGAACAGGAGTAGATCTTGTAGCAGCAAGAAGTATGTAA
- a CDS encoding NAD(P)/FAD-dependent oxidoreductase — protein MLKYDIVVVGGGPAGLAAAIEAKKNGVDNILVIERDRELGGILQQCIHNGFGLHVFKEELTGPEYAEKFIVELKEMGIEYKLDTMVLEIGEERVISAINTEDGFMSIKAGAIILSMGCRERTRGAISIPGYRPAGVFTAGTAQRFVNMEGYMVGKKVVILGSGDIGLIMARRMTLEGAQVLAVAELMPFSGGLTRNIVQCLEDYDIPLYLSHTLMEIKGKDRVEGVVIAEVDKNRKPIKGTEKYYDCDTLLLSVGLIPENEISKNAGIKLDPITSGPIVNESMETSIEGVFACGNVVHVHDLVDFVTAESKRAGKNAARYIKKEIKCEGKIAKTEPGDGIRYIVPHMVRPENVDGTLDLSMRVDNVYKDMNMIVKLNGKEIKRMKKKHLAPGEMESVKIKKEDLVFKEDTVITVHLEKEEA, from the coding sequence ATGTTGAAATATGATATTGTTGTTGTTGGAGGGGGTCCTGCAGGACTTGCAGCAGCTATTGAAGCTAAGAAAAATGGTGTAGATAATATTTTAGTGATTGAAAGAGATAGAGAATTAGGTGGAATATTGCAGCAATGTATTCATAATGGATTTGGACTTCATGTTTTTAAAGAGGAGTTAACAGGACCTGAATATGCAGAAAAATTTATTGTTGAATTAAAAGAAATGGGAATAGAATATAAGCTAGACACAATGGTACTAGAAATCGGAGAAGAAAGAGTAATTAGTGCTATTAATACAGAGGATGGATTTATGAGTATAAAGGCAGGAGCCATTATTCTTTCTATGGGATGTAGAGAAAGAACAAGAGGAGCTATAAGCATTCCAGGATATAGACCTGCTGGAGTATTTACAGCGGGAACAGCACAAAGATTTGTAAATATGGAAGGTTATATGGTAGGAAAAAAAGTAGTTATCTTAGGTTCAGGAGATATTGGACTTATTATGGCAAGAAGAATGACATTAGAGGGAGCACAGGTACTTGCAGTAGCTGAGCTTATGCCTTTTTCTGGAGGACTTACTAGAAATATTGTTCAGTGTCTAGAAGATTATGATATACCTCTGTATCTAAGTCATACCTTAATGGAGATAAAAGGAAAAGACAGGGTTGAAGGAGTAGTTATTGCAGAGGTAGATAAAAACAGAAAACCAATTAAAGGAACAGAAAAATATTATGATTGTGATACTTTATTGTTATCTGTAGGTCTTATTCCAGAGAATGAAATCTCTAAAAATGCAGGAATTAAGCTAGACCCAATTACTTCTGGACCTATTGTAAATGAATCTATGGAAACAAGTATAGAAGGAGTTTTTGCTTGTGGAAATGTAGTACATGTACATGATTTAGTAGACTTTGTAACAGCAGAAAGTAAAAGAGCCGGTAAAAATGCAGCAAGATATATTAAAAAAGAGATTAAATGTGAAGGAAAAATAGCAAAGACAGAGCCAGGAGATGGTATCAGATATATAGTTCCTCATATGGTTAGACCAGAAAATGTTGATGGTACTCTAGATTTATCCATGAGAGTAGATAATGTATACAAAGATATGAACATGATAGTAAAGTTGAATGGAAAAGAAATCAAGAGAATGAAAAAGAAACATCTAGCTCCTGGAGAGATGGAATCTGTAAAGATTAAAAAAGAGGATTTAGTATTTAAAGAAGATACAGTTATTACTGTTCATTTAGAAAAGGAGGAAGCCTAA
- a CDS encoding NAD(P)/FAD-dependent oxidoreductase, whose protein sequence is MYDVVVIGAGIIGTFITRELSKFDLKTIIIDKENDIANGTTKANSAIVHAGYDAKVGTLKGKLNAKGNAMYAHVCEELDVHFKKIGSFVIATNEEEMDSIKDLYERGCKNNIPDMKILSQEEVREMEPNLSEEIIGALYAPTAGIVSPWELSVALAENAADNGAEIKLETEVLGIEKNEKGYVIHTNNGDIKTKYIFNCAGVYTQEINEMVAPRSFTIHPRRGQYNVLDKGTGSIVNHVIFQAPTKFGKGTLVTPTVHGNLLIGPDAEDLEDKENTSTTSDRIAFIQEKSRKTTTKVPFNKTITSFAGLRAVSNLGDFIIEESKEAKGFINVAGIESPGLSAAPAIAEYAINILEGIIGELNKRKEFNPRRKPVIRFMELTDEEKAEVIKKDPRYGRIICRCENITEGEIVDAIHRNAGGRTVDGIKRRSRPGMGRCQGGFCGPRVMEILARELKMDIKDIVKDNKEAYILTEETKQNKPEEVTA, encoded by the coding sequence ATGTATGATGTAGTAGTAATCGGTGCTGGTATTATAGGAACATTTATAACAAGAGAATTATCTAAATTTGATTTAAAAACTATAATCATTGATAAAGAAAATGATATAGCAAATGGAACAACAAAGGCAAATAGTGCTATAGTTCATGCTGGATATGATGCAAAGGTAGGTACATTAAAAGGAAAGCTTAATGCAAAAGGAAATGCTATGTATGCTCATGTTTGTGAAGAACTAGATGTACATTTTAAAAAAATTGGTTCATTTGTTATTGCTACGAATGAAGAAGAAATGGATAGTATAAAGGATTTATATGAACGAGGATGTAAAAACAATATTCCTGATATGAAAATATTATCTCAAGAAGAAGTAAGAGAAATGGAGCCTAATTTAAGCGAAGAAATCATAGGTGCTTTATATGCCCCAACTGCAGGAATCGTTAGTCCTTGGGAATTATCTGTAGCATTAGCAGAAAATGCAGCAGACAATGGTGCTGAAATTAAGCTTGAAACAGAAGTTTTAGGAATTGAGAAGAATGAAAAGGGATATGTAATTCATACAAACAATGGTGATATAAAAACAAAATATATATTTAATTGCGCAGGAGTATACACTCAAGAAATTAATGAAATGGTTGCTCCTAGAAGTTTTACTATTCACCCAAGAAGAGGACAATACAATGTTCTGGATAAGGGTACAGGAAGTATTGTAAATCATGTAATCTTCCAAGCACCAACAAAATTTGGAAAAGGTACATTAGTTACTCCTACAGTTCACGGAAATCTATTAATAGGACCAGATGCAGAGGATCTTGAAGATAAGGAAAATACATCAACAACTAGTGATAGAATTGCATTCATTCAAGAAAAATCAAGAAAAACAACTACAAAAGTTCCATTCAATAAAACTATTACAAGTTTTGCAGGGTTAAGAGCTGTATCGAATTTAGGAGATTTTATTATAGAAGAATCTAAAGAAGCAAAAGGATTTATTAATGTTGCAGGAATAGAATCACCTGGATTATCAGCAGCACCAGCAATAGCAGAATATGCAATTAACATTTTAGAAGGTATTATAGGAGAACTTAATAAAAGAAAAGAATTCAATCCAAGAAGAAAACCTGTAATTCGTTTTATGGAGTTAACTGATGAAGAAAAGGCAGAAGTTATAAAAAAAGATCCAAGATACGGAAGAATCATTTGTAGATGTGAAAATATTACAGAAGGTGAAATAGTAGATGCCATCCATAGAAATGCAGGGGGAAGAACGGTAGATGGTATCAAAAGAAGATCAAGACCTGGTATGGGAAGATGTCAAGGAGGTTTTTGTGGCCCAAGAGTTATGGAAATATTAGCTAGAGAATTGAAAATGGATATTAAAGATATAGTTAAAGATAACAAAGAAGCTTATATCCTAACAGAAGAAACAAAACAAAATAAACCAGAAGAAGTAACAGCATAA
- the glpT gene encoding glycerol-3-phosphate transporter, producing MLEMFRPAPAIERMADDKIDDAYKRYRFQVFMSIFIGYAAYYFIRKNFNMASPYLIETYGYTKAQVGAVGSALGLAYGISKFVMGNISDRCNPRYFMSAGLILSGIVNLMFGFASSITMLCILMFLNGWFQGMGWPPCGRTMTHWFSDKERGVKMSFWNVAHNIGGALVPTLALAGLAIFSTWRGMFYFPAALSIAIGIGIFIFMKDTPQSVGLPPIEEYKNDYPDVKVDDRERELSGKEILVKYVLCNKYIWYIAIANIFVYLVRYGIMDWIPVYLKEVKGFNIKEAGVAFALFEWAAIPGTIIVGWLSDKVFHGRRAPMGIICMVGVIAAVYTYWTSDSVMAINIAVASVGALIYGPVMLIGVAALDYVPKKAAGTAAGFTGLFGYVGGAVSANIIIGAVVDSAGWDGAFKLIIGACVLSIIFLGLTWNTHDRSKENTEKDVVNA from the coding sequence ATGTTAGAAATGTTTAGACCAGCACCTGCCATTGAACGTATGGCAGATGATAAAATTGACGATGCATACAAAAGGTACCGTTTTCAAGTATTCATGAGTATCTTTATTGGATATGCAGCTTATTATTTTATCAGAAAAAACTTTAATATGGCTTCACCTTATTTAATTGAAACCTACGGATATACAAAAGCTCAAGTTGGAGCAGTAGGTTCTGCATTAGGATTAGCTTATGGAATAAGTAAATTTGTAATGGGAAATATTTCAGATCGATGTAATCCAAGATATTTTATGTCAGCTGGACTTATTTTATCAGGTATTGTAAATTTAATGTTTGGCTTTGCATCATCTATTACAATGTTATGTATTTTAATGTTCTTAAACGGATGGTTCCAAGGTATGGGATGGCCTCCATGTGGAAGAACAATGACGCATTGGTTCTCAGATAAAGAACGTGGAGTAAAAATGTCTTTTTGGAATGTAGCACATAATATTGGAGGTGCTTTAGTCCCAACATTAGCATTAGCAGGACTAGCAATATTCTCTACTTGGAGAGGAATGTTCTACTTCCCAGCAGCATTATCTATTGCTATAGGTATTGGGATTTTTATATTCATGAAGGATACTCCACAATCAGTTGGTCTTCCACCAATTGAAGAATATAAAAATGATTATCCAGATGTAAAAGTAGACGATAGAGAAAGAGAATTATCAGGAAAAGAAATATTAGTAAAATACGTTTTATGCAACAAATATATTTGGTATATTGCTATTGCAAATATATTTGTATACTTAGTAAGATATGGAATTATGGACTGGATTCCTGTGTACTTAAAAGAAGTAAAAGGATTCAATATTAAAGAAGCAGGTGTAGCATTTGCATTATTTGAGTGGGCAGCTATTCCAGGAACAATCATTGTTGGGTGGTTAAGTGATAAAGTATTCCACGGAAGACGTGCTCCAATGGGTATAATTTGTATGGTAGGTGTAATTGCAGCAGTATATACATATTGGACAAGTGATAGTGTAATGGCTATAAACATAGCAGTTGCTTCAGTAGGAGCATTAATCTATGGACCAGTTATGCTTATTGGTGTTGCAGCTCTTGACTATGTTCCGAAGAAAGCTGCGGGTACAGCAGCAGGATTTACAGGACTATTTGGTTATGTAGGAGGAGCAGTTTCAGCAAATATAATTATCGGTGCTGTAGTTGATAGTGCTGGTTGGGATGGAGCATTTAAGCTTATTATTGGAGCTTGTGTACTATCTATTATTTTCTTAGGACTTACTTGGAATACTCATGATAGATCAAAAGAAAATACAGAAAAAGATGTAGTAAACGCATAA
- a CDS encoding H-type small acid-soluble spore protein — MILRRATEILQSDDNIQVLYQNEPVWLENIDSRTETVYVKSLNNDKRMVVPIIELTEIENIGRH; from the coding sequence ATGATTCTAAGAAGAGCTACTGAAATATTACAATCTGATGATAATATTCAAGTTTTATATCAAAATGAGCCTGTATGGCTAGAAAATATTGATAGTAGAACAGAAACTGTTTATGTTAAAAGTTTAAATAACGACAAAAGAATGGTAGTTCCTATCATTGAGTTAACTGAAATTGAAAATATAGGAAGACATTAA
- a CDS encoding Lrp/AsnC family transcriptional regulator → MDSTDRKIIKILQNNGRISMKDLGHSVGLTSPAVSERVKRLEENDIISGYKAIINPKKLNKNVSAFMNIALPADKYSHFVDFANSNDSIVECHHITGQGCVIIKVMVPNMDDLESLIDTIKQMGSTQTHIILSSPIESKSIL, encoded by the coding sequence ATGGATTCTACGGATCGTAAAATTATAAAAATTCTTCAAAATAACGGAAGAATTTCAATGAAAGATTTAGGTCATTCAGTAGGTTTAACTTCTCCTGCTGTTTCAGAAAGAGTTAAACGTTTAGAAGAGAATGATATAATATCAGGATATAAAGCTATAATAAATCCTAAAAAATTAAACAAAAATGTAAGTGCTTTCATGAATATAGCACTTCCAGCAGATAAATACTCTCATTTTGTTGATTTTGCAAATAGTAATGATAGTATAGTAGAATGTCATCATATAACAGGTCAAGGCTGTGTTATCATAAAGGTTATGGTACCTAATATGGATGATCTTGAATCTTTAATAGATACTATTAAGCAAATGGGAAGTACTCAAACTCATATTATACTGTCCTCACCTATAGAATCTAAATCTATATTATAA
- a CDS encoding polysaccharide deacetylase family protein — protein sequence MKNKTIIIFILLTLLLSGCSKSDISKEESNTSNENTTSTSVNESNNENTTTKIDYNKVKPNELGKIMVLMYHNIGENESTWVRTPDNFKKDLNTLYEKGYRAISLNDYVSGNINTEAGFTPVVITFDDGNENNFRVFEENGEIKIDPNSAIGILEDFKKSHPDFNTTSTFFLNSNIFNQPEYVDYKLKFLLDNGYDIGNHTLYHTDLSKSDKETIQKAIAQEIDVISKYTKDYPINTLALPFGGKPQGEDYIYAVKGQYNSISYDNKAVLLVGWDPYKSPYHKDFDFSKIHRVRASETNVDNVGLYDWLTKFDEKKQIRYISDGDSNTICIPENYKDVLNNDIQDKTIVSY from the coding sequence ATGAAAAATAAAACTATAATTATTTTTATTTTATTGACTCTTTTATTATCTGGATGTTCTAAATCAGATATTTCAAAAGAAGAATCAAATACTTCTAATGAAAATACTACCTCCACAAGTGTGAATGAGTCTAATAATGAAAATACTACCACTAAAATAGACTATAATAAAGTTAAACCAAACGAGTTAGGAAAAATAATGGTTTTAATGTACCACAATATAGGAGAAAATGAATCTACTTGGGTTAGAACTCCTGATAATTTCAAAAAAGATTTAAATACTTTATATGAAAAAGGATACAGAGCTATAAGCCTTAATGATTATGTGAGTGGAAACATAAATACAGAAGCTGGTTTCACTCCTGTTGTTATAACATTTGATGATGGAAATGAAAACAATTTTAGAGTATTTGAAGAAAATGGTGAGATTAAAATAGATCCTAATTCTGCTATTGGAATTCTAGAAGATTTTAAAAAATCTCATCCTGACTTTAATACTACTTCTACATTCTTTTTAAACTCAAATATATTTAATCAACCTGAATATGTAGATTACAAGTTAAAATTTCTATTAGATAATGGTTATGATATAGGTAACCATACCTTATATCACACTGATTTATCAAAGTCAGATAAAGAAACTATACAAAAAGCTATTGCTCAAGAAATAGATGTTATAAGTAAGTACACTAAAGACTATCCTATAAATACTTTAGCTCTCCCATTTGGAGGAAAACCACAGGGCGAAGATTATATTTATGCAGTTAAAGGGCAGTATAATTCTATATCGTATGATAACAAGGCAGTCTTACTTGTTGGATGGGATCCTTATAAATCTCCGTATCATAAAGACTTTGATTTTAGTAAAATTCATAGAGTTCGTGCTAGTGAAACCAATGTAGATAATGTTGGTTTATATGACTGGTTAACTAAATTCGATGAAAAGAAACAAATAAGATATATAAGCGATGGAGATTCAAATACTATATGCATACCAGAAAATTATAAAGATGTATTAAATAATGATATACAGGATAAAACTATAGTAAGTTATTAA